From a region of the Candidatus Rhabdochlamydia porcellionis genome:
- a CDS encoding DUF5398 family protein has protein sequence MFGLEKKDKPLFEFDLEKELKSEPGKVKDLLKKTDEAIQDIKSKLRQGTESEDFENYGKLLHGYAALQRVLTRIANKK, from the coding sequence ATGTTTGGTTTGGAAAAAAAAGATAAGCCACTATTTGAATTTGATCTCGAGAAAGAATTAAAAAGCGAACCTGGAAAAGTAAAAGATTTACTCAAAAAAACAGATGAAGCTATTCAAGACATCAAATCAAAATTGAGACAAGGCACCGAAAGTGAAGACTTTGAAAACTATGGTAAGCTATTACATGGTTATGCTGCTTTACAAAGGGTATTAACTAGAATTGCTAACAAAAAATAA
- the hemG gene encoding protoporphyrinogen oxidase, producing the protein MEKKKIIVLGAGISGLSAAWYLSQISLPLNILILEKSNRVGGLFHTDHTTGFHFEKGPRTFKINQCSTTLQLAEELGLLREIIWSETSSHNRYLWWNEELHRFPKNLISFLWSPLTKGFIKALITEWKRPTKQGDETVWEFVLRRFNYDVAQRLFDPMVVGIFGGDPRLISIRALFPKLKEWEEEYGSITKGFLKNWLQKKGASKRSPYLPNAPLSAIFSFREGVEQLTSTLLAKTPVSIYYQHEAQEIVQMEKEVVVKTNQGRFIADYVFCALPALQAGNLFIKDMPSLGKELMSLKSEGIIVLNFGYKERILPVEGFGYLIPHSTREDILGVVFDSSIFKQHNSYPQETRLTIKLKDLGQSEEEAIQTALLSIRKHLKISMQPDVVSFKKVLSAIPQYTVGHLERIESLYPKFQQKIPRCHLLGNYLIGVGVDHCIHHVKETVQDWHKNCF; encoded by the coding sequence ATGGAGAAAAAGAAAATCATTGTTTTAGGAGCGGGTATTTCTGGTTTATCTGCTGCTTGGTATTTAAGCCAAATCTCTTTACCACTAAATATCTTGATTCTAGAAAAATCAAATCGAGTAGGAGGCTTATTTCATACAGATCATACAACAGGGTTTCATTTTGAAAAAGGACCGCGTACATTTAAAATAAATCAATGCTCTACAACCTTACAATTGGCAGAAGAATTAGGTCTTTTAAGAGAAATTATCTGGTCAGAAACGTCTTCTCATAATAGGTATTTATGGTGGAATGAAGAATTACACAGGTTTCCTAAAAATCTTATTTCTTTTTTGTGGTCTCCTTTAACAAAAGGATTTATTAAGGCATTAATTACAGAATGGAAACGCCCTACTAAACAAGGAGATGAAACAGTTTGGGAATTTGTTTTACGCCGTTTTAACTACGATGTAGCCCAAAGGTTATTTGATCCGATGGTTGTAGGGATTTTTGGTGGAGATCCTCGTCTCATTTCCATTCGAGCTCTTTTTCCTAAACTTAAAGAATGGGAAGAGGAATATGGAAGCATAACCAAAGGATTTTTAAAGAATTGGTTGCAAAAAAAAGGAGCATCTAAAAGATCTCCTTACCTTCCAAATGCGCCTTTATCTGCTATATTTTCTTTTCGTGAAGGAGTAGAACAGTTAACCTCTACGCTCCTAGCTAAAACACCAGTTTCTATTTATTACCAGCATGAAGCACAAGAAATAGTACAAATGGAAAAAGAAGTAGTTGTTAAAACCAACCAAGGAAGGTTTATAGCAGATTATGTATTTTGTGCTCTGCCTGCACTACAAGCAGGAAATCTTTTTATTAAAGATATGCCATCTCTTGGAAAGGAACTTATGTCTTTGAAAAGCGAGGGGATTATAGTTCTTAACTTTGGGTATAAAGAACGTATTTTACCTGTTGAGGGGTTTGGGTATTTAATACCTCATAGTACTAGAGAAGATATCCTAGGCGTTGTATTTGATTCTTCTATTTTTAAACAACATAATAGTTACCCTCAGGAAACCCGTCTTACCATTAAACTTAAAGATTTAGGGCAATCAGAAGAAGAAGCTATTCAAACCGCACTTTTAAGCATTCGTAAACACTTAAAAATCTCTATGCAGCCAGATGTTGTTTCTTTTAAAAAAGTTCTTTCTGCTATTCCTCAATATACAGTAGGACATCTAGAACGAATAGAAAGCCTATATCCTAAATTTCAACAAAAAATACCTCGATGTCATTTATTAGGTAATTATCTAATAGGGGTAGGTGTAGACCACTGCATTCATCATGTTAAAGAAACAGTGCAGGATTGGCATAAAAATTGTTTCTAA
- the hemF gene encoding oxygen-dependent coproporphyrinogen oxidase, with the protein MKTKSIKDCPDKIKDEIINYLKILRKKFITSFEILEPQASFIKTSWNYTKGSGGGEMGLLRGEVFEKAAVNWSEIQGDRFPMADADGVFFATGISLITHMLNPHAPTVHFNIRFIQTQNNFWFGGGYDLTPMGFIYPEDTLHFHTTTQEALDSINKELYPLFSKQAKEYFFIPHRNKERGVGGIFFDHYRTKDLEKDLCVWKTVGNTFLKAILPIYTKRIQMDYQPQDRQKQLEMRAHYVEFNLLYDRGTKFGFLSEGNVDAILCSMPPLVKW; encoded by the coding sequence ATGAAAACAAAAAGTATAAAGGATTGTCCAGATAAAATAAAAGATGAGATAATCAATTATCTAAAAATATTAAGAAAAAAATTTATTACATCTTTTGAAATACTTGAACCTCAAGCCTCTTTTATTAAAACTTCTTGGAATTATACGAAAGGTAGCGGAGGAGGAGAAATGGGGTTACTGCGCGGCGAAGTATTTGAAAAAGCTGCGGTAAATTGGTCTGAAATACAAGGGGATCGCTTTCCCATGGCAGATGCAGATGGAGTCTTTTTTGCAACCGGTATTAGCCTAATTACTCATATGTTAAATCCGCATGCTCCAACAGTACATTTCAATATTCGTTTTATCCAGACACAAAACAACTTTTGGTTTGGAGGAGGATATGATCTAACTCCTATGGGGTTTATCTATCCGGAAGATACTCTACATTTTCATACTACTACTCAAGAAGCACTAGATTCCATAAATAAAGAACTGTATCCTCTTTTCTCTAAGCAGGCAAAAGAATACTTTTTCATTCCTCATCGAAATAAAGAAAGAGGAGTAGGAGGAATTTTCTTTGATCATTATCGGACAAAAGATCTAGAAAAAGACTTGTGTGTCTGGAAAACGGTTGGAAATACTTTTTTAAAAGCTATTTTGCCAATCTATACAAAACGCATACAGATGGATTATCAACCCCAAGATAGGCAGAAGCAATTAGAAATGCGCGCTCACTACGTAGAATTTAATTTGCTCTATGATAGAGGTACAAAATTTGGATTTCTTTCAGAAGGTAACGTAGATGCTATTTTATGTTCCATGCCTCCACTTGTTAAGTGGTAA
- the hemE gene encoding uroporphyrinogen decarboxylase, giving the protein MNDLLLRALCCEKVERAPIWLMRQAGRYMPQYQLLRKKYSLWQLFHISELAAEVSYLPIDLLDIDAAIVFSDILVLAEGLGLKLEFPDKGGPCVYPPIRSKQQVEQLSIQAVEEKLIFVFKTLQIIKKQIQVPLIGFCGGPFTVATYLIDSTSKKPFLYTKQWMKKDPQSFIELLTILTKASIIYLKAQVQAGADVVQIFDSWANILSEEELQQFCLPFLHQMVKELQLKVPVILFCRDSSIRYAQLVSLNPTAISLDWHLPMKVLREKIPSSIALQGNLKPDLLKKSSSEIEKEVSSFLHSMKGSKGFIASLGHGVLPDIPFKNVKLFVDMVKSVTT; this is encoded by the coding sequence ATGAATGATCTGCTCCTTAGAGCATTGTGTTGTGAAAAAGTAGAAAGAGCCCCCATTTGGTTAATGCGACAAGCGGGGCGCTACATGCCACAATATCAGCTTTTACGTAAAAAATACTCTCTTTGGCAGCTCTTTCATATTTCTGAATTAGCAGCAGAGGTTAGTTATCTACCTATAGATCTTTTAGATATAGATGCAGCGATTGTTTTCTCAGATATTTTGGTTCTTGCAGAAGGACTTGGGCTTAAATTAGAATTTCCAGATAAAGGTGGACCTTGCGTCTATCCCCCTATTCGTTCTAAACAGCAAGTAGAGCAATTATCTATTCAGGCAGTTGAAGAAAAATTGATCTTTGTGTTTAAAACATTGCAAATTATAAAAAAACAGATTCAAGTGCCTTTAATCGGCTTCTGCGGGGGGCCTTTTACCGTTGCTACCTATTTAATCGATTCTACTAGTAAAAAACCATTTCTTTATACAAAGCAATGGATGAAAAAAGACCCGCAAAGTTTCATAGAACTTCTTACTATCTTAACCAAAGCTTCCATTATTTATCTAAAAGCTCAAGTACAAGCAGGTGCTGATGTAGTGCAGATTTTTGATTCATGGGCGAATATTCTTTCTGAAGAAGAGCTTCAGCAATTTTGTCTACCTTTTTTGCATCAAATGGTAAAAGAATTGCAATTGAAAGTTCCTGTCATTCTTTTTTGCCGTGATTCGAGTATACGTTATGCACAATTAGTAAGTCTTAACCCGACAGCAATTAGCTTAGACTGGCATCTACCTATGAAAGTGTTAAGAGAAAAAATTCCCTCTTCTATTGCTCTACAAGGAAATTTAAAACCCGATCTCTTAAAAAAATCTTCTAGTGAAATAGAAAAAGAAGTGAGTTCTTTTTTACATTCTATGAAAGGAAGTAAGGGGTTTATTGCCAGCTTAGGACATGGGGTGCTCCCCGATATTCCTTTTAAAAATGTCAAGTTATTTGTCGATATGGTGAAATCAGTTACCACTTAA
- a CDS encoding type III secretion system chaperone — protein sequence MLEEHLTQLVENLALEDALSKENKLYLLKLHKELIITFRELDPGCTFFATIGICPLNKQEELFIYLMKANLLGQGTGGSIIGLDRDEKFLTLCLVLPYDMKYKVFKDALEDFTNYLGFWKNELSFYQ from the coding sequence ATGTTAGAAGAACATCTTACACAATTAGTCGAAAATCTTGCTTTGGAAGATGCCTTATCCAAAGAAAATAAACTCTATCTATTAAAATTGCACAAAGAACTAATTATTACTTTTCGAGAATTAGACCCGGGATGTACCTTCTTTGCAACAATTGGAATATGTCCTTTAAATAAACAAGAAGAGTTATTTATATACCTCATGAAAGCGAATTTATTAGGACAAGGAACCGGGGGCTCTATTATTGGCTTAGATCGAGATGAGAAGTTCTTGACACTGTGTCTGGTTTTGCCGTATGACATGAAGTACAAAGTATTTAAGGATGCTCTAGAGGACTTCACAAATTATCTCGGTTTTTGGAAAAATGAGCTCTCTTTTTATCAATAA
- the tkt gene encoding transketolase produces the protein MDADLKKTLSKIANTVRSLSMEAVQKANSGHPGLPMGCAEFGAFLYGFLLCHNPKNPKWLNRDRIVLSAGHGSMWLYSLLHLSGFGLSLDDIKNFRQLHSKTPGHPEYHITDGVEATTGPLGQGIGNAVGQALGLKILAERFNRDDYPLFTSKVYCLAGDGCIMEGVSSEVSSFAGHLSLDNLVLIYDANQVTLDGFLTESFSEDVKMRYFAYGWDVFEIDGYDFDKMQEVFTHIRDHQTKPCFVMMRTIIGKGSLHKAGTSKAHGSPLGAEEIEETKKALGLPEKDFYVPQAVYQFFETRLVKCMSLEQKWKEMFRKWSEEYPDLYKLFLQMAEKRLPNDLEERLRAIEMKSPLATRMGSQVVLNTLADLVPQLIGGSADLSSSDMTMMKRFPVIERDQYAGRNIKYGIREFGMATIATGLAETNMIVPYVGTFLTFSDYMRNAIRLAALSKIQVIYVFTHDSIFLGEDGPTHQPIEHLASLRAIPNVHLIRPADNWEVKMAWMAALRYRGPSIIVLSRQALPELDICNVPYEEGMSKGAYIIKKEQNKPDFTLIATGSEVSLALEVAIALEKVDKEVRVISMPCWQIFELQDDEYRKKIIGGDLGVRVSIEAGVSFGWSKWIGPEGISISMESFGESAPIGDLAAEFGFTVDAILNRLLS, from the coding sequence ATGGATGCGGATTTAAAAAAAACTTTAAGTAAAATTGCTAATACAGTGCGCTCTCTTTCTATGGAAGCGGTTCAGAAAGCGAATTCCGGACATCCTGGACTTCCTATGGGCTGTGCAGAGTTTGGGGCTTTTTTATACGGATTTCTTCTATGCCATAATCCAAAAAATCCTAAGTGGCTTAATCGTGATCGGATCGTTTTATCTGCAGGTCACGGTTCTATGTGGTTATACTCTTTACTACATTTATCGGGGTTTGGTCTTTCTTTAGATGATATTAAAAATTTTCGGCAACTTCATTCTAAAACTCCAGGCCATCCAGAATATCATATTACAGATGGTGTAGAAGCTACAACCGGTCCTTTAGGCCAGGGAATTGGGAATGCTGTTGGTCAAGCGCTTGGACTTAAAATATTAGCAGAGCGATTTAATCGAGATGATTATCCTCTATTTACAAGTAAGGTTTACTGCTTAGCTGGAGACGGTTGTATTATGGAAGGTGTTTCTTCTGAGGTAAGCTCTTTTGCAGGCCATTTAAGCCTAGATAACCTGGTATTGATTTACGATGCTAATCAAGTAACTTTAGATGGTTTTCTAACGGAGTCATTTTCAGAAGATGTAAAGATGCGTTACTTCGCTTATGGATGGGATGTATTCGAAATAGATGGTTATGATTTTGATAAGATGCAAGAAGTATTTACACATATTCGCGATCATCAAACAAAACCTTGTTTTGTTATGATGCGCACCATTATTGGCAAAGGATCTCTTCATAAAGCAGGAACTTCAAAAGCGCATGGCTCTCCCTTGGGAGCAGAAGAGATTGAAGAAACAAAGAAAGCGCTTGGATTACCAGAAAAAGATTTTTATGTTCCTCAAGCCGTTTATCAATTTTTTGAAACAAGACTTGTTAAATGTATGTCTTTAGAACAAAAATGGAAAGAGATGTTTCGTAAATGGTCAGAAGAATATCCAGATCTTTACAAACTATTTCTTCAAATGGCAGAAAAAAGATTGCCCAATGACTTGGAAGAGAGATTGCGTGCAATTGAGATGAAATCTCCTTTGGCTACTCGTATGGGTTCACAAGTTGTTTTAAATACTTTAGCAGATTTAGTACCTCAATTAATTGGAGGCTCTGCTGATCTTTCCTCATCTGATATGACTATGATGAAAAGATTCCCTGTTATTGAAAGAGATCAGTATGCAGGCAGGAATATTAAGTATGGAATCAGAGAGTTTGGAATGGCAACAATTGCTACTGGGCTTGCTGAAACAAATATGATTGTTCCTTATGTAGGAACTTTTCTTACCTTTTCTGACTATATGCGTAATGCTATTCGCTTAGCCGCTCTTTCTAAGATTCAAGTAATTTATGTGTTTACACACGATTCTATTTTTTTAGGAGAAGATGGACCAACTCATCAACCCATTGAACATTTAGCCTCTCTAAGAGCCATACCCAATGTTCATTTGATTCGACCTGCGGATAATTGGGAAGTGAAAATGGCATGGATGGCAGCTCTTCGCTACCGAGGGCCTTCCATAATTGTTTTATCAAGACAAGCATTACCTGAGTTAGATATCTGCAATGTGCCTTATGAAGAGGGGATGAGTAAGGGTGCCTATATTATTAAGAAAGAACAAAATAAACCAGATTTCACTTTGATTGCAACAGGATCAGAGGTTTCTTTAGCATTAGAGGTAGCAATTGCTTTAGAAAAAGTAGATAAAGAAGTTAGAGTGATTTCCATGCCCTGCTGGCAGATTTTTGAGCTTCAAGATGATGAATATAGGAAAAAGATTATCGGTGGAGATCTGGGAGTAAGAGTGAGTATTGAAGCAGGGGTAAGCTTTGGTTGGTCTAAGTGGATTGGACCCGAAGGTATCTCTATTAGTATGGAGTCTTTTGGAGAATCTGCTCCAATAGGCGATCTAGCTGCTGAATTTGGATTTACCGTTGATGCGATTTTAAATCGATTACTATCATGA
- the sctD gene encoding type III secretion system inner membrane ring subunit SctD, with protein MAGYLIGEEGPLIGFVARFEEEEEWVLGRDPEVASIVLEDPLVSRRHVICRYTEEGYVLENISTTNPALYNGQILIEPVLLKEGDLIKIGSSIFRFSHSYPDLEAGTLQDDPDLESVRIGSRTLGRFIIKVTNGPNAGAEFSMQKGSSYVLGKDPNLCDIAFQDLSVSRQHARISIDDTNQVFIEDLSSRNGVLVNGIAIASKHLLSSEDLISLGTTSFLLIDREQIQETIFSPLPLATSIKTEELKQEETSTSADWREMIIPKKHLIIASAFGVLVLAGITSMITLFKTDKIEVISQKEEHKILQENLSTFSSVQFSFNPPNGKLFLLGHVISSVEKQELLYKIENLSFVHSIEDNVIVDELIWENTNALLLTNPNWVGVSLSSIAPGKFVLRGYVQTLEQAQALSDYLNLNFPYLDRLENQVVIETNLQMQVESILIEKGFGSVTYQISNGELVLAGRVDQKKAHTFNTIIDQFYRVPGIRLIKNFVIYTKADTSRIDLSTKYQITGYSKKDDQNMFVVINGKILTIEDVIDGMKITEILSNMVLLEKDGVKFRINYNLQ; from the coding sequence ATGGCTGGATATTTAATTGGGGAAGAGGGCCCTCTGATAGGGTTTGTTGCACGGTTTGAAGAGGAAGAAGAGTGGGTCTTAGGAAGAGACCCTGAAGTAGCTTCCATTGTTTTAGAAGATCCTCTTGTCTCACGTAGACACGTGATTTGTAGGTACACAGAAGAGGGTTATGTACTAGAAAACATCAGCACAACTAACCCTGCGTTATATAATGGACAGATTCTGATAGAACCTGTTTTATTAAAGGAAGGAGATTTAATTAAGATTGGTAGTAGTATTTTTAGGTTTTCTCATTCCTATCCAGATTTAGAAGCAGGAACTCTACAAGACGATCCCGATCTAGAAAGTGTAAGAATAGGGTCTCGAACATTGGGGCGCTTTATTATTAAAGTGACAAATGGACCAAATGCCGGTGCCGAGTTTTCTATGCAGAAAGGGTCTTCCTATGTCCTAGGAAAAGATCCCAATTTATGTGATATTGCTTTTCAAGACTTAAGTGTTTCTAGACAACATGCGCGGATTAGCATTGACGACACTAATCAAGTATTCATTGAAGATTTAAGCAGTCGCAACGGCGTATTAGTTAACGGAATAGCCATTGCCAGTAAACACCTTCTTTCCTCAGAAGATCTTATTTCACTAGGAACAACCTCCTTTTTACTGATCGATCGAGAACAGATACAAGAAACCATTTTTTCTCCTCTTCCACTTGCAACGAGTATCAAAACAGAAGAGCTAAAGCAAGAAGAAACCTCTACATCTGCTGATTGGAGAGAAATGATTATCCCTAAAAAGCATTTAATCATAGCATCTGCTTTTGGTGTGCTTGTTTTAGCTGGTATTACCAGCATGATTACACTTTTTAAAACCGATAAGATTGAAGTTATCTCTCAAAAAGAAGAGCATAAAATTCTGCAAGAGAACCTCAGCACTTTTTCTTCTGTGCAATTCTCCTTTAATCCTCCTAATGGAAAACTCTTTTTATTAGGGCATGTAATAAGCTCTGTAGAAAAACAAGAGCTTCTATATAAAATTGAAAACCTCTCTTTTGTGCATAGCATCGAAGATAATGTGATTGTCGATGAATTAATTTGGGAAAATACAAATGCCCTCTTATTAACTAACCCTAATTGGGTTGGTGTTTCTCTTTCTTCCATTGCACCTGGAAAGTTTGTACTACGAGGCTATGTACAGACATTAGAGCAAGCCCAAGCTCTATCTGACTACTTGAATCTCAATTTTCCTTATTTAGATCGTTTGGAAAATCAAGTTGTTATAGAAACCAATTTACAAATGCAGGTTGAAAGCATCTTGATCGAAAAAGGATTTGGTTCTGTTACCTATCAGATTAGCAATGGAGAACTCGTGTTAGCAGGTAGAGTGGATCAAAAGAAAGCGCATACTTTCAATACAATTATTGATCAATTTTATAGAGTACCAGGAATTCGTTTGATTAAAAACTTTGTGATTTATACAAAAGCGGATACTTCAAGGATCGATTTATCCACAAAATACCAAATCACTGGTTATTCCAAGAAAGATGATCAAAATATGTTTGTTGTAATTAATGGAAAAATCCTCACTATTGAGGATGTGATCGATGGAATGAAGATTACAGAAATCTTATCAAACATGGTATTGCTTGAAAAAGATGGCGTAAAATTTAGAATTAATTACAATCTGCAATAA
- a CDS encoding tetratricopeptide repeat protein: MSLQKFKDHFILMAEAGFIAINQSDEDAAIKLFAAAELLDSNNPLPRLGMGYLNLCQLKLKQAATIFEEILAKEPSNEMAKTLLGLTLSLNPTELAKGEKTLEESTQKNQDPMVKNLAKTALDFVEKFIKKAPSPIETKPPKK, from the coding sequence ATGTCTCTTCAAAAATTTAAAGACCATTTTATCTTAATGGCAGAAGCTGGCTTTATTGCAATCAACCAAAGCGATGAAGATGCGGCTATTAAGTTATTTGCAGCAGCAGAGCTACTCGATTCCAATAATCCATTACCTCGTTTAGGGATGGGATATCTCAATCTCTGTCAACTTAAACTCAAGCAAGCAGCGACCATTTTTGAAGAAATCTTAGCTAAAGAACCTTCGAATGAAATGGCTAAAACCCTGCTTGGTCTGACTCTATCTTTAAACCCAACCGAACTAGCAAAAGGAGAAAAAACCTTAGAGGAATCCACTCAAAAAAATCAAGACCCTATGGTTAAAAACCTAGCTAAAACCGCTCTTGATTTTGTAGAAAAGTTCATTAAGAAAGCCCCTTCTCCTATCGAAACTAAACCTCCCAAAAAGTAA
- a CDS encoding type III secretion T3S chaperone: MPRYPLKQLAEIKQKNLETAEINLRDKKRILEQEQTSLTKKEKERDVIKEHRIDKLQQLRDHMDEGAVPHKIEQMKQYLTLVDEKLTVKQQAVVKQKKKVKIAEEEVEKARKELIECQQDVEKMRLHRKEWDREIHLIEEQKEGVEMDEIGSAGHERKKTTTSRQKHKKKKSC; encoded by the coding sequence ATGCCACGTTATCCCCTTAAACAATTAGCTGAGATTAAACAAAAAAATCTCGAAACAGCAGAAATTAATCTACGAGATAAAAAACGCATTCTTGAACAAGAACAAACAAGCTTAACCAAAAAAGAAAAAGAACGAGATGTGATAAAAGAACACCGCATTGATAAACTTCAGCAATTACGCGATCACATGGATGAAGGAGCAGTTCCTCATAAAATAGAGCAAATGAAGCAATATTTAACACTTGTTGATGAAAAGCTAACTGTTAAACAACAAGCTGTCGTAAAACAAAAAAAAAAAGTAAAAATAGCTGAAGAAGAGGTAGAAAAAGCTCGCAAAGAACTCATAGAATGCCAACAAGATGTAGAAAAAATGCGCTTACATCGCAAAGAATGGGATCGAGAAATACATCTCATTGAAGAACAAAAAGAAGGCGTTGAAATGGATGAAATAGGTTCTGCTGGCCATGAACGTAAAAAAACAACCACTTCTCGTCAAAAGCATAAGAAAAAGAAGTCTTGCTAA
- the sctN gene encoding type III secretion system ATPase SctN — translation MKPTPDFDQLVSHLDELELTTVHGRITEVVGMLIKAIVPQVKMGEVVLIKREEAPLMAEVMGFTREEVYLSPLGEMHGIGPSSEVIPLRMSLHIKVGEELLGRVVDGLGNPLDLEQKGPLHLTESYSVINPPPDPLKRKIITEPISLGIRCIDGLLTCGEGQRMGIFAAAGGGKSTLLGMIARNARADINVICLIGERGREVREFLENDLGEEGMKRSVVVVSTSNQAAQLRINAAYMGTAIAEYFRDQGKKVILMMDSVTRFARALREVGLAAGEPPARAGFTPSVFATLPRLLERSGNSDKGSITAFYTILVAGDDLNEPVSDEVRSILDGHIILSRELARQYHYPAIDVLDSVSRIISHIVDKEHLQLIGKVREVLANYKKNELLIRIGEYKPGSDKAADFAIKYIDKVNRFLRQAVDETCSFEETLQQLKMLFR, via the coding sequence ATGAAACCAACGCCTGATTTTGATCAACTAGTCTCCCATCTTGATGAACTAGAACTTACAACAGTACACGGAAGAATTACTGAAGTTGTAGGGATGCTGATTAAAGCAATCGTTCCCCAGGTAAAAATGGGTGAGGTTGTTCTTATCAAACGAGAAGAAGCTCCTTTAATGGCAGAAGTTATGGGCTTCACTCGAGAAGAGGTTTACTTATCTCCTCTTGGAGAGATGCATGGAATAGGACCTTCCTCCGAAGTGATTCCTCTGCGAATGTCCTTGCATATTAAAGTAGGAGAGGAACTTCTTGGACGCGTAGTTGATGGTTTAGGCAACCCTTTAGATCTCGAGCAAAAAGGTCCTCTTCATTTAACAGAAAGCTATTCGGTAATCAACCCCCCTCCCGATCCTCTCAAACGAAAAATTATTACAGAACCGATCTCCTTAGGCATTCGTTGTATTGATGGTCTACTTACTTGTGGGGAAGGACAAAGAATGGGAATCTTTGCTGCTGCGGGAGGTGGAAAATCCACTCTTTTGGGTATGATTGCCCGTAATGCTAGAGCTGACATCAATGTTATTTGTCTAATTGGAGAAAGAGGAAGAGAAGTACGCGAATTTTTAGAAAACGATTTAGGTGAAGAAGGAATGAAAAGATCGGTTGTTGTGGTTTCTACATCCAACCAAGCAGCGCAATTGCGCATCAATGCAGCCTATATGGGAACAGCGATTGCAGAGTATTTTCGAGACCAAGGGAAAAAAGTAATCTTGATGATGGATTCAGTAACTCGTTTTGCAAGAGCTTTAAGAGAGGTAGGTCTTGCAGCAGGAGAACCTCCTGCAAGAGCTGGTTTTACCCCTTCTGTTTTTGCAACACTCCCTCGCTTGTTAGAGCGCTCGGGCAATTCTGACAAAGGATCCATTACAGCTTTTTATACCATTCTAGTAGCAGGCGATGATTTAAATGAACCCGTCTCTGACGAAGTGCGCTCTATTCTCGATGGACATATTATTCTCTCTAGAGAACTTGCACGTCAATATCACTATCCAGCCATTGATGTTCTTGATTCGGTTAGCCGAATTATCTCTCACATTGTCGATAAAGAGCATCTGCAGCTCATTGGCAAAGTTCGCGAAGTTTTAGCTAATTACAAAAAAAATGAGCTGCTCATTCGCATCGGAGAGTATAAACCAGGTTCTGATAAAGCAGCTGACTTTGCTATTAAATACATCGATAAGGTAAATCGTTTCTTACGCCAAGCAGTTGATGAAACGTGTAGTTTTGAAGAAACTCTACAACAACTCAAAATGCTTTTTAGATAG